The nucleotide sequence GGTACTCCTCCTCGGTCGTCTCGGTGTTCTTGGCGGCGGTGAGCTGCATCACCTCGCCCTCGGCGATCACCGTGGCGGCAGCCGAGAGGATGTCGAGGGCCTTGAGCGAGCCGACCTCGACCATCATGCGGAAGGCCTGACCCAGCAGGAAGTCGCCCACCAGAACGCTCGCCTCGTTGCCCCACTTGATGCGGGCTGCCACGCGCCCGCGGCGCATGTCGCTCTCGTCCACCACGTCGTCGTGGAGCAAGGTCGCGGTGTGCATGAACTCCACGCTGGCCGCGAGCTTCACGGCGCCCTCGCCGCCCGCGTAGCCGCAGAGATCCGCGCAGGCGAGCGTGAGGATCGGCCGCAGTCGCTTGCCGCCCGACGAGATCAGATGGCTCGCCACCTCGGGGATCATCGCCACCTCGGACCCCGTGCGCGACAGGATCGTCGTGTTGACGCGCGCCATGCCGTCGGCGACGAGCGCGACCAGATCGTTCAGGCTCGCCTCCGCCTCGGGACGGCCTTTCTCCACGGGAACCACGACACCCAAGGTCCGATGCCTCCAGACCGTCCGGCCGCGACAGGCGGCGTCGCCCCCCTTCGCACGGGGCTCTCGGCGCCGCAACATGCGCGGATGCAAGCGATACAGATGCGCAGGATATGGTTCCGCGCCGCCGGTGCGGCCCCGCGGCGAATGCGCCGGGCCACGGGGGCGCCGGCCCAGTGAGCGCGGAGCCCGACAGCCTGTTCGGCGGGCGCCTGCGCCTGTTCCAGCCCGCGCGCGGCGCGCACCGGGCCGGCACCGACGCCGTGCTGCTCGCGCGCCTGCTCG is from Methylobacterium radiodurans and encodes:
- a CDS encoding polyprenyl synthetase family protein, with the translated sequence MGVVVPVEKGRPEAEASLNDLVALVADGMARVNTTILSRTGSEVAMIPEVASHLISSGGKRLRPILTLACADLCGYAGGEGAVKLAASVEFMHTATLLHDDVVDESDMRRGRVAARIKWGNEASVLVGDFLLGQAFRMMVEVGSLKALDILSAAATVIAEGEVMQLTAAKNTETTEEEYLAVIRGKTAELFAAACEVGPVLAGRPQGEQDACRAYGMNLGIAFQLIDDALDYGGTSDALGKNVGDDFREGKITLPIVLAFRHGSEEERAFWRRTLQDGEIREGDLDQARAILHRRGVLAETVERARQYGALAREALAPFAPGRTKDALLEAVDFCIARAH